In Pleurocapsa sp. PCC 7319, the following are encoded in one genomic region:
- a CDS encoding efflux RND transporter permease subunit, producing MSQLITPPEESQEKHDVPDPKGASPFAKFFFLQTVFAILLALLFVVGGLMGATTMVKEGDPDINIAIATIQTDWGGADPETIENQVTDKIEKELKSLKGLKDLSSASFDGSSLIRVEFEAEAPIAESISLVRAEVDEAKPEISSDAEEPKVEQISTQDTPVLTVGLYGDIDLAILSKAAEDIEDILETVPNVRKVDLSGNREEVIQVQLIPSRLVTMGVSATQVADAIQKANRDLPWDQIESDEIGTQLRYYGRLRSLEDLRNLPVTRLEGEVGGRVVRLQELAEVRRDLEREKSRAFLSSDRGEFQPVINVDLVKVPGSDTIEVIDDSLAAIEAAQQNPSIWPYGMKYRIINTDADQINKDLLNVFNNAWQGVVGVFIVLLFALTWREAIIAGLSIPLTFLGTLAILFLFGFTLNKMVQVGMILALGLLVDVFILMMEGMHDGIFVEGLSFNQAALKTVKTYAVPAFSGQLTTILALAPLMAISGTMGKFVRLIPISAIVCLLLSYIIALLVDIPLSRYLLGNIKAQGQKSRIDRLTKKVSEQFRNFSLATTIRNKTTARIFALAAIALFITSTILVGTVPSSLFAEGDTRKLSVNIELPPTTTLDSSQKVADEVGELLQRKEYLESVIKLVGQRSGLVQESGIKPNNGNYLVGFSAIFTPQEEREQLSFEYIDDLRSELNTSLRQYPGASLVVNGQSTGEGGDPIEIELSGTDMDELRRISGEVQLALRKISGAIDVRDDLGALRPDIKLRPRREAINFYGLSDEDLALQGRYLMTDNDIGDFPIGGGEEDLEIRLSTQWASRDGGIGGPTRRDELLSLPIFNDNGKTISGSQLLEAEFGNAPLSITHKDAQRTVTVLAKNKDRTVGEIVADLEPKLAEMKEKWGQGYDYKFAGELETQGETFTSAGQMAIVALFLVFAVLVIQFSSFTQPFIIMLAIPFAFIGTFFGFFLFQIPISFPAVIGIIALTGIVVNDAIVMIETMNSHRANGMNVRDAAARGAADRLRPILTTSITTIVGVIPLALSDPTWFPLASAIGFGLVASTVIALLVIPCLYLLLTPNKTISNFE from the coding sequence ATGAGTCAGCTAATAACCCCACCTGAAGAATCCCAGGAAAAACACGATGTCCCAGATCCAAAGGGCGCATCGCCATTTGCTAAGTTTTTCTTTCTTCAGACAGTATTTGCGATTTTGTTAGCTTTGCTGTTTGTCGTGGGTGGATTAATGGGTGCAACTACGATGGTAAAAGAAGGCGATCCTGATATTAATATTGCGATCGCGACTATCCAGACTGATTGGGGTGGGGCTGACCCTGAAACCATTGAAAATCAAGTTACAGACAAAATTGAGAAAGAGTTAAAATCTCTCAAGGGGTTAAAGGATTTAAGTAGTGCTTCTTTTGATGGTTCATCACTAATTCGGGTGGAGTTTGAAGCAGAAGCTCCCATAGCGGAATCTATTTCTTTAGTTAGAGCGGAAGTAGATGAAGCCAAACCAGAGATTTCTAGTGATGCAGAGGAACCCAAGGTAGAACAAATTTCGACTCAGGATACTCCAGTTTTAACGGTAGGTTTATACGGGGATATCGATTTAGCGATACTGAGTAAAGCCGCCGAAGATATTGAAGATATTTTAGAAACTGTTCCCAATGTCCGCAAAGTAGACTTGAGTGGTAATCGAGAAGAAGTAATCCAAGTACAACTGATTCCTTCTCGTCTGGTGACAATGGGAGTCTCCGCAACTCAAGTAGCCGATGCAATTCAGAAAGCAAATCGAGATTTACCGTGGGATCAAATTGAAAGTGACGAAATTGGGACGCAGTTAAGATATTATGGACGACTCCGAAGTTTAGAAGATTTACGCAACTTACCCGTAACCCGCTTGGAGGGAGAAGTAGGTGGTAGAGTTGTCAGATTGCAAGAGCTTGCCGAAGTTAGAAGAGATTTAGAGAGAGAAAAGAGTCGAGCTTTTTTAAGTTCGGATCGGGGAGAGTTTCAACCAGTAATCAATGTCGATCTAGTTAAAGTTCCAGGTTCAGACACGATTGAAGTGATTGATGATTCCCTAGCCGCCATTGAAGCAGCCCAACAAAATCCTAGTATTTGGCCTTACGGGATGAAATATCGGATCATTAATACGGATGCTGACCAAATCAACAAAGATTTGTTAAATGTCTTTAACAATGCTTGGCAAGGAGTTGTCGGGGTTTTTATCGTTCTCTTGTTTGCCTTAACATGGCGAGAAGCGATTATTGCAGGTTTATCAATTCCTTTAACTTTTTTAGGCACATTAGCGATACTATTTTTATTTGGTTTTACCCTCAATAAAATGGTTCAGGTAGGTATGATTCTGGCATTGGGGTTATTGGTAGATGTATTTATCCTGATGATGGAAGGAATGCACGACGGTATCTTTGTTGAAGGGTTGAGCTTTAACCAAGCTGCACTTAAAACCGTTAAAACTTATGCCGTACCTGCTTTTTCTGGTCAGCTAACTACTATTTTGGCTTTAGCCCCCTTAATGGCGATTAGCGGGACAATGGGTAAATTTGTGCGCCTGATTCCAATCAGTGCCATTGTTTGTCTGTTACTGAGTTATATCATTGCCTTGCTGGTAGATATTCCCCTTTCTCGATATCTGCTGGGGAATATTAAAGCTCAAGGACAAAAAAGTAGGATAGATCGCCTGACAAAAAAAGTTTCCGAACAATTCCGTAATTTTAGCTTAGCAACTACGATCCGCAATAAAACTACGGCTAGGATTTTCGCCTTAGCGGCGATCGCTTTATTTATTACTTCCACTATTTTAGTAGGAACTGTTCCTTCTAGTCTCTTTGCTGAGGGGGATACACGTAAGTTAAGTGTTAACATCGAATTACCTCCCACTACTACCCTTGATAGTTCTCAAAAAGTAGCGGATGAAGTGGGAGAATTATTACAGAGAAAAGAATATCTAGAAAGCGTAATTAAATTAGTCGGTCAACGGAGTGGTTTAGTCCAAGAAAGTGGAATTAAACCCAATAATGGTAATTACTTAGTCGGTTTTTCCGCTATTTTTACCCCTCAAGAAGAAAGAGAGCAACTTTCTTTTGAATATATAGATGATTTACGCTCAGAATTAAATACTTCCCTGCGTCAGTATCCAGGGGCATCTTTAGTAGTTAACGGACAATCTACGGGAGAAGGTGGCGATCCCATTGAAATAGAGCTATCGGGTACGGATATGGACGAATTGCGCCGTATCTCTGGGGAAGTACAATTAGCTTTAAGAAAAATTTCTGGAGCAATCGATGTTAGGGATGATTTAGGGGCTTTGCGACCAGATATTAAACTTCGTCCCCGTCGAGAAGCAATCAATTTTTATGGTTTATCCGATGAAGATCTCGCTCTGCAAGGACGTTACCTAATGACCGATAATGATATCGGTGATTTTCCTATCGGTGGAGGAGAAGAAGATTTAGAGATTCGCCTCAGTACCCAATGGGCTTCCCGTGATGGAGGAATAGGGGGACCAACTCGTCGCGACGAATTGTTGAGTCTGCCTATTTTTAATGACAATGGCAAAACCATATCTGGTAGTCAGCTACTAGAAGCAGAATTTGGTAATGCACCTTTATCAATTACCCATAAAGATGCCCAACGAACGGTTACTGTCTTGGCAAAAAATAAAGATCGTACGGTAGGGGAAATTGTTGCCGATCTCGAACCCAAGTTAGCAGAAATGAAAGAAAAATGGGGTCAAGGTTATGACTACAAATTTGCAGGAGAATTGGAAACTCAAGGAGAAACTTTTACTTCGGCAGGACAAATGGCAATTGTTGCTCTCTTCCTCGTCTTTGCCGTATTAGTAATTCAATTTAGTTCCTTTACTCAGCCATTTATTATTATGTTGGCAATTCCCTTTGCCTTCATTGGTACTTTTTTCGGCTTTTTTCTTTTTCAAATCCCGATTTCTTTCCCTGCGGTGATTGGAATTATTGCCCTGACAGGAATTGTAGTTAATGATGCGATCGTGATGATTGAAACTATGAACTCTCATCGAGCAAATGGGATGAATGTTCGTGACGCAGCAGCCAGAGGTGCAGCAGACAGATTACGTCCTATTCTCACTACCAGTATTACCACTATTGTTGGTGTTATTCCCTTAGCACTAAGCGATCCGACATGGTTTCCTCTAGCCAGTGCGATCGGTTTTGGTTTAGTTGCTTCTACTGTGATCGCTTTATTGGTAATTCCTTGTTTGTATTTATTACTGACTCCCAATAAGACAATATCGAATTTTGAATGA
- a CDS encoding ABC transporter ATP-binding protein: MKQSVILQLKNITKTYTHRPGSAFKKHHQTIVLDNVSLTLKHGELLGLLGPSGCGKTSLLRIVAGFEPISQGTVEIAGKVVCTNCDSLAPEKRNTGMVFQDYALFPHLTVKENIAFGIQNKRKNRYGELSPQKLVSKSYIRQRVAEVLELVGLTGLESRYPHQLSGGQQQRISLARALAPQPTIILLDEPLSNLDIQVRHRLRLEIRSILKAAGTSAIFVTHDREEALAISDRVAVMRHGNIEQVGTPEEIYLNPASRFVAEFVTQANFLPATRKNQFWITEIGEVEIPENDCAKNDDYSEKALYDQGDLMLRQEDIILLPDLSSEIVVRERQFLGKEYHYCVETPSGKRLYARSNLNQAISVGTNVNLSLAISSPKIFPVSSSAAKQSLAKIS; encoded by the coding sequence ATGAAACAGTCCGTAATTCTTCAGCTTAAAAATATCACTAAGACTTATACTCATCGACCAGGTTCTGCATTTAAAAAGCATCATCAGACAATAGTATTGGACAATGTTAGCCTCACCTTAAAGCATGGAGAACTCCTTGGTTTACTAGGACCTTCGGGCTGCGGTAAAACTAGTTTATTGAGAATAGTTGCTGGATTTGAACCTATTTCTCAAGGAACAGTAGAAATAGCAGGCAAAGTAGTTTGTACCAATTGTGATTCTCTCGCCCCAGAAAAGCGCAATACAGGAATGGTATTTCAAGACTATGCTCTATTTCCTCATTTAACAGTTAAGGAAAATATTGCCTTTGGCATCCAAAATAAACGTAAAAACCGCTACGGCGAATTGTCTCCCCAAAAACTAGTTTCTAAGAGTTATATTCGACAGAGAGTAGCCGAAGTACTCGAATTAGTTGGACTTACTGGTTTAGAAAGTCGTTATCCCCATCAACTTTCTGGGGGACAACAGCAACGTATTTCCCTTGCCAGAGCTTTAGCTCCCCAGCCTACTATAATTTTGTTAGATGAGCCTCTAAGTAATTTAGATATTCAAGTACGCCATCGTTTAAGATTGGAAATTCGTTCTATCCTCAAAGCAGCAGGTACATCAGCCATTTTTGTCACTCACGATCGCGAAGAAGCTCTAGCTATTTCTGATCGAGTTGCCGTAATGCGACATGGAAATATAGAACAAGTAGGTACGCCAGAGGAAATATATCTCAATCCAGCATCTCGCTTTGTAGCGGAATTTGTCACACAAGCCAATTTTTTACCTGCTACTCGCAAAAATCAATTTTGGATTACAGAAATAGGTGAAGTTGAAATACCAGAAAATGATTGTGCTAAGAATGATGATTACTCAGAAAAGGCACTTTACGATCAAGGGGATTTGATGTTACGTCAAGAAGACATCATATTACTTCCGGATCTATCCTCTGAGATAGTAGTTAGAGAGAGACAATTTTTAGGTAAAGAATATCATTATTGTGTAGAAACACCTTCAGGGAAAAGACTATATGCTCGTAGTAATCTCAATCAGGCTATTTCTGTAGGTACGAATGTAAATTTGTCATTGGCTATTTCTTCACCCAAAATCTTTCCTGTCTCTTCTTCGGCAGCAAAGCAATCTTTAGCCAAAATCTCTTGA
- a CDS encoding Mo-dependent nitrogenase C-terminal domain-containing protein translates to MNVVHHKFESLHLSGWINQIQHRISFLTRGRIDPLSPLRKWLNNIEINDSTVAHRICKLIPSQCPFEREIKVLGRTVLRIPPMCKLNPLYDEVIALRFRAICYLADVCGEDVSVYC, encoded by the coding sequence ATGAACGTAGTACATCACAAATTTGAAAGCCTGCATCTAAGCGGTTGGATTAATCAAATTCAGCACAGAATATCTTTTCTAACCCGAGGGAGAATCGATCCCCTCTCTCCACTGCGCAAATGGTTAAATAATATCGAAATCAATGACAGTACTGTTGCTCATCGTATTTGTAAATTGATTCCTAGCCAATGCCCTTTTGAGAGAGAGATCAAAGTTTTGGGACGCACTGTTCTAAGGATTCCACCAATGTGTAAACTAAATCCTCTTTACGATGAGGTAATTGCTCTTCGTTTTCGAGCAATTTGCTATCTTGCTGATGTCTGTGGAGAAGATGTGAGCGTCTACTGTTAA
- a CDS encoding NAD(P)-dependent oxidoreductase — MQKLLVTGASGFLGWNLCQYAQTSWKVYGTYYSHKVEIPEVTLAKVDLRNFNALQELFQEVQPHAVIHTAAASKPDFCQIHPKESYSINVTASLNIARLCGERNIPCAFTSTDLVFDGQGRLYKETDPVSPVTIYGEQKVEAEQKMLEIYPAIALCRMPLMFGLAPSVSPSMIQGTIGNLRKGIELNLFTDEFRTPTSATSAAQGLLLAIEKKVGGILHLGGRERISRYDFGLLLADIFQLSKELIKPGKQADIDLPAPRSPDTSLDSNKAFALGYQPLTLKDELTQLKINNL, encoded by the coding sequence ATGCAAAAGTTATTAGTTACGGGAGCAAGTGGTTTTTTAGGCTGGAATTTATGTCAATATGCTCAAACAAGCTGGAAGGTTTACGGAACATACTATAGCCATAAAGTTGAAATTCCTGAAGTAACTTTAGCTAAAGTAGATTTAAGGAATTTTAATGCACTTCAAGAATTATTTCAAGAAGTTCAACCTCATGCTGTAATTCATACAGCTGCCGCTTCTAAACCAGATTTTTGTCAAATTCATCCCAAAGAATCTTATTCAATCAACGTTACAGCTTCCTTAAATATTGCTCGCCTCTGTGGAGAAAGGAATATTCCCTGCGCTTTTACTTCTACTGATTTGGTTTTTGATGGTCAAGGTCGATTATATAAAGAAACCGATCCCGTTTCTCCCGTGACTATTTATGGAGAACAGAAAGTAGAGGCAGAACAAAAAATGTTAGAGATATATCCAGCGATCGCTCTGTGTCGTATGCCTTTAATGTTTGGCTTGGCACCTTCTGTATCTCCCAGCATGATTCAGGGAACGATTGGTAATTTGAGAAAAGGAATAGAACTGAACTTATTCACCGATGAATTTCGTACTCCTACCAGTGCCACTTCAGCAGCACAAGGACTACTATTAGCAATTGAAAAGAAGGTTGGCGGAATATTACATCTTGGAGGTCGAGAAAGAATCTCTCGATATGATTTTGGCTTATTGTTGGCAGATATTTTTCAATTATCCAAAGAATTAATCAAACCAGGAAAACAAGCCGATATTGATCTGCCTGCCCCGCGATCGCCTGATACTTCTCTTGATAGCAACAAAGCTTTTGCTCTTGGTTATCAACCTTTAACCTTGAAAGATGAGCTAACCCAGCTAAAAATCAACAATTTATGA
- the tatC gene encoding twin-arginine translocase subunit TatC, translating into MPSSNLETSVQDREKEDYLDQLPDEVEMSLFEHLEELRLRIFYALIAVAIAAIACFIFVRPLVRILEVPAQGVQFLQLAPGEFFFVSIKVAGYSGMVLASPFILYQIVQFVLPGLTRRERRLLAPVVFGSSILFFVGLFFAYIALIPAALNFFINYGSDVVDQSWSIDKYFEFVLLLLFSTGLAFQIPVIQLILGFLGIVSSSQMFAGWRYVVLSSVILGAILTPSTDPLTQSLLAGAVLGLYFGGIGAVKLLGK; encoded by the coding sequence ATGCCATCATCTAATTTAGAAACCTCTGTCCAAGATCGAGAAAAAGAAGATTACTTAGACCAACTTCCTGACGAAGTAGAAATGTCTCTGTTTGAGCATTTAGAAGAACTGCGTCTACGGATTTTCTATGCTCTAATTGCTGTGGCGATCGCAGCTATTGCTTGTTTCATTTTTGTGAGACCTTTAGTTCGTATCCTGGAAGTTCCCGCCCAGGGAGTTCAATTTCTGCAACTTGCTCCTGGAGAATTTTTCTTTGTTTCCATCAAGGTGGCTGGCTACAGTGGCATGGTTTTAGCCAGTCCTTTTATTCTGTATCAGATTGTTCAGTTTGTCTTACCAGGATTGACCAGACGGGAACGGCGTTTATTAGCCCCGGTGGTCTTTGGCTCTAGTATTCTGTTTTTTGTGGGTTTGTTTTTCGCCTATATTGCCTTGATTCCAGCGGCACTAAATTTCTTTATCAATTATGGTAGTGATGTAGTCGATCAGTCTTGGTCAATTGATAAATATTTCGAATTTGTGCTGCTATTACTTTTTAGTACCGGTTTAGCATTTCAAATTCCAGTTATTCAATTGATTTTAGGTTTTCTGGGTATTGTTTCATCGTCGCAAATGTTTGCTGGTTGGCGATATGTGGTACTTAGTTCCGTAATCCTGGGGGCAATTTTAACTCCTTCAACCGATCCCTTAACTCAGTCTTTGCTAGCTGGAGCTGTATTAGGCTTATATTTTGGTGGTATTGGCGCAGTTAAATTATTAGGCAAATAA
- a CDS encoding M48 family metallopeptidase has translation MVYEPKEIPDDINVTPVHPLVNFAYLLATVVVFSALVYLGLGVIATQLVTRISPEMEAKIGQQLLSTVPNTSTKLDSQYKQYLERLLSSLQTENLRNSLPLSIHIQKNKHPNAAIIPGGHIIVTTALLEEAESENELAFVLAHELGHHEARDPLKALGRSLVFLTVASALGMGSSNADVVGLTGSLTNLHYSRQQESAADVYALSAIVHLYGHGGASLDFFKRIQTENQDSRGKLSAYFSTHPLTQARIDYLYQVATEKGWLMMGEETALPKDI, from the coding sequence ATGGTGTATGAACCAAAAGAAATTCCTGATGATATTAATGTTACCCCGGTCCATCCTCTGGTCAATTTTGCTTATTTATTGGCTACAGTAGTAGTATTTAGTGCATTAGTTTATCTGGGTTTAGGAGTTATCGCGACTCAATTGGTAACTCGTATTTCTCCTGAAATGGAAGCCAAAATCGGTCAACAATTGTTATCTACTGTACCTAACACTTCTACAAAATTAGATTCCCAGTACAAGCAATACCTAGAAAGATTATTATCTTCTCTGCAAACAGAAAACTTGAGGAATTCTCTTCCGCTGTCTATCCATATTCAAAAAAACAAACATCCTAACGCTGCCATCATTCCTGGGGGACACATTATAGTTACGACAGCTTTACTTGAAGAAGCCGAATCAGAAAATGAATTGGCTTTTGTTCTAGCTCATGAATTAGGACATCACGAAGCGCGAGATCCTCTTAAAGCATTGGGGCGATCACTAGTTTTTCTGACTGTAGCTAGCGCCTTAGGTATGGGCTCTAGTAATGCAGACGTTGTTGGTCTTACAGGTTCTTTGACTAATTTACACTATAGTCGCCAACAAGAATCAGCAGCTGATGTTTATGCTTTATCAGCGATCGTTCACTTGTATGGTCATGGTGGTGCTAGTCTCGATTTTTTTAAGCGTATTCAAACTGAGAATCAAGATTCCAGGGGTAAATTATCAGCTTATTTTTCTACTCATCCCCTAACTCAGGCAAGAATTGATTACTTATATCAAGTTGCTACAGAAAAAGGATGGTTAATGATGGGAGAAGAAACAGCTCTACCAAAGGACATCTAG
- a CDS encoding YbjQ family protein, which produces MADLIIILSLLFLGYFAGNFLEKKHYKNIKKRERQTLHLPVVSFGAKQKVPPANEAALFLGSVVVSADYFKMFASALRNLVGGRVLVYETLLDRGRREAILRMKEQAIAWGANQVVNVRLETASIGNQNGGKGLVAIEVIAYGTGIR; this is translated from the coding sequence ATGGCAGATCTAATTATTATCCTCAGCTTGCTCTTTCTTGGTTATTTTGCGGGCAATTTTCTGGAAAAGAAGCATTATAAAAATATCAAAAAAAGAGAACGCCAAACTTTGCATCTACCTGTAGTAAGTTTTGGTGCAAAACAAAAAGTTCCTCCAGCTAATGAAGCTGCTCTCTTTTTGGGTAGTGTAGTAGTCTCTGCTGATTATTTCAAAATGTTTGCTTCTGCTTTACGTAATCTTGTAGGAGGTCGTGTTCTAGTTTATGAAACTTTACTAGATCGCGGACGCAGAGAAGCCATACTGCGCATGAAAGAGCAAGCGATCGCCTGGGGAGCTAATCAAGTTGTTAATGTTCGTTTAGAAACAGCTAGTATCGGCAATCAAAACGGAGGGAAAGGATTAGTTGCTATTGAAGTAATTGCTTACGGGACAGGAATTCGTTAA
- a CDS encoding YbjQ family protein produces MIITTLEGVPGKEIIEHFGLVQGSTIRAKHVGKDIMAGLKNLVGGELKGYTELLQEARKEAVERMLQQANFVGANAVVNVRFATSSVAQGAAELFAYGTAVKVQ; encoded by the coding sequence ATGATTATAACTACATTGGAAGGAGTACCAGGGAAAGAAATAATCGAGCATTTTGGCTTAGTGCAGGGTAGTACTATTCGTGCCAAACACGTTGGTAAAGATATTATGGCGGGCTTGAAGAATCTGGTAGGTGGAGAGTTAAAAGGATACACCGAGCTATTACAAGAAGCCAGAAAAGAAGCAGTGGAAAGAATGCTCCAACAAGCTAATTTTGTGGGTGCCAATGCAGTTGTAAATGTCCGTTTTGCTACTTCTTCTGTGGCTCAAGGTGCAGCAGAACTTTTTGCTTATGGAACAGCAGTTAAGGTGCAATAA
- a CDS encoding AGE family epimerase/isomerase, which translates to MNQELKNLAELYKNTLLENIIPFWSQYSVDWQQGGYFTCLDREGNIYDTDKFIWLQNRQIWTYSMFYNRLEQREDWLKIAENGAEFLAKYGRDEEGNWYFALDRAGNPLVQPYNIFSDCFAAMAFSQYALASGDEGAKEIALQAYNNVLRRQENPKGKYNKAYPGTRSLKSLAVPMILANLSLEMNWLLSSNQLEEILSQTIQEVMTDFLDAETGLMYEHVTPNGKHLDCFDGRLINPGHGIEAMWFVMDIAKRTNNLDLINQAVDVVLNILNFGWDREYQGIYYFMDVQGHPPQQLEWNQKLWWVHLETLVALLMGFDLTGRPECLEWFQKVHDYTWGHFSDSDHSEWFGYLDRKGEVLLNLKGGKWKGFFHVPRALYLCWQQLKTLS; encoded by the coding sequence ATGAACCAAGAATTGAAGAATTTGGCTGAATTATACAAAAACACCTTACTTGAGAATATTATTCCCTTTTGGTCACAGTATTCTGTTGATTGGCAACAAGGAGGGTATTTTACTTGTTTAGATCGAGAGGGCAATATTTACGATACAGATAAGTTTATCTGGTTGCAAAATCGTCAGATTTGGACATATTCGATGTTTTACAATCGTTTGGAGCAACGAGAAGACTGGTTGAAAATTGCTGAAAATGGTGCAGAATTTTTGGCTAAGTATGGTCGGGATGAAGAAGGTAATTGGTATTTTGCTTTGGATAGAGCAGGAAATCCTTTAGTACAGCCCTATAACATTTTTTCTGATTGTTTTGCTGCCATGGCTTTCAGTCAATATGCCTTAGCTTCTGGGGATGAAGGTGCAAAGGAAATTGCTCTGCAAGCCTATAACAATGTTTTACGCCGCCAAGAAAATCCTAAGGGTAAATACAACAAAGCCTATCCAGGAACGCGATCGCTCAAGAGTCTAGCCGTCCCCATGATCTTGGCTAATTTATCGTTAGAAATGAATTGGTTATTATCTAGCAATCAACTTGAGGAGATCTTAAGCCAAACAATTCAAGAAGTAATGACAGATTTCCTAGATGCTGAAACAGGTTTGATGTATGAACATGTAACCCCAAACGGCAAGCACTTGGATTGTTTTGATGGAAGATTAATCAATCCCGGTCATGGTATCGAAGCGATGTGGTTTGTCATGGATATTGCTAAACGTACCAATAATCTAGATTTAATCAACCAAGCTGTAGATGTAGTATTAAATATTCTTAATTTCGGTTGGGATCGCGAATATCAGGGTATTTACTATTTCATGGATGTCCAAGGTCATCCTCCTCAGCAGCTAGAGTGGAATCAAAAACTTTGGTGGGTACATTTAGAAACCTTGGTCGCTTTATTAATGGGATTTGATCTAACCGGACGACCAGAATGTCTAGAGTGGTTTCAAAAAGTTCACGATTATACCTGGGGGCATTTTAGCGATTCTGACCATAGTGAATGGTTTGGCTATTTAGATCGAAAAGGAGAAGTTTTATTAAATCTCAAAGGTGGCAAATGGAAAGGGTTTTTTCATGTTCCTCGTGCTTTATATCTTTGTTGGCAGCAACTAAAAACTTTAAGTTAA
- the mscL gene encoding large conductance mechanosensitive channel protein MscL: MVRRGTQAAGGFLAGFRDFIMRGNVVDLAVAVIIGAAFSKIVDSLVADIITPAILNPAMKAAGVDKLADLSANGIQYGLFLAAILNFLVIAFCIYILVQAFEKAKKRMIREEALAEETPDPATLVQERLTNSIERLTQVIENK, translated from the coding sequence ATGGTTAGACGAGGAACACAAGCAGCAGGTGGCTTTTTAGCAGGTTTTCGCGATTTTATTATGCGTGGTAACGTTGTTGATTTAGCTGTCGCAGTAATTATTGGTGCCGCATTTAGCAAAATAGTCGATTCTCTCGTAGCAGATATAATTACCCCAGCAATCCTGAATCCAGCAATGAAAGCGGCTGGAGTAGATAAATTGGCAGATTTGTCTGCTAATGGTATTCAGTATGGTTTATTTTTGGCAGCTATTTTAAACTTTTTAGTGATTGCTTTCTGCATCTATATTTTGGTGCAAGCATTTGAAAAAGCTAAAAAACGCATGATTCGTGAAGAAGCTCTGGCAGAAGAGACTCCCGATCCTGCTACATTGGTACAGGAAAGATTGACCAATTCTATTGAGCGTTTAACTCAAGTAATAGAGAATAAATAG
- a CDS encoding tetratricopeptide repeat protein, translated as MDKYELESPDYQNQLTELNMTLNQDSDNIAAYYSRSEFYYTQENYPAGINDLNAILQRNPNEVMAYVLRGYGYGQLQNNQLALADYTAAINLYPNYAKVYYNRGTIYNQLAQYPEAIADYTAAISLDPNYLEAYYNRGLAYNHLNQYQKAIADYTQVIQLNPQDEEAYYNRANTYNKLQQYQQAILDYNQAILLNPQDIEAYYNRANVYHKTKMFPEAIADYTKIISYNSHHAPTYYNRGTTYLTSQQYQQAISDFTQAIHLNSEYAEAYYNRAIAYSKIHQYQQAISDHQNAIRLRPHYAEAYGNLGLVFQALAEKQQAVKNLQIAAELFKQQKNQTLYQYVLQKIEELK; from the coding sequence ATGGATAAATATGAATTAGAATCACCAGATTATCAGAATCAGTTGACAGAATTAAATATGACTTTGAATCAAGATTCTGATAACATAGCCGCCTACTATAGTAGAAGCGAATTTTACTATACTCAGGAAAATTATCCAGCCGGAATAAATGATCTCAATGCTATTTTGCAGCGCAATCCCAATGAGGTGATGGCCTATGTGCTCCGAGGTTACGGTTATGGACAGCTCCAAAACAACCAATTAGCTCTCGCTGACTATACTGCGGCGATTAATCTTTATCCCAATTATGCTAAAGTCTATTACAACCGAGGCACAATTTACAATCAATTAGCCCAATATCCAGAGGCGATCGCTGACTATACTGCGGCAATTTCACTTGACCCCAATTACTTAGAAGCTTATTATAATCGAGGTCTTGCCTACAATCATTTAAATCAATATCAAAAAGCGATCGCTGATTATACCCAGGTTATTCAGCTTAATCCCCAAGATGAAGAAGCCTATTATAATCGCGCCAATACTTACAATAAACTGCAACAATATCAACAGGCGATTCTCGATTACAATCAAGCAATTCTGCTCAATCCTCAAGATATTGAAGCTTACTATAATCGCGCCAATGTTTATCATAAAACTAAGATGTTTCCCGAAGCGATCGCCGACTATACTAAAATAATTAGCTATAATTCTCATCACGCACCAACCTATTACAATAGAGGCACAACCTATCTAACCTCTCAGCAGTATCAACAGGCAATCTCTGACTTTACTCAAGCGATTCATCTCAACTCAGAATATGCTGAGGCTTACTATAATCGAGCTATTGCCTATAGTAAAATTCATCAATATCAGCAGGCAATTTCCGATCATCAGAATGCGATTCGCCTTCGACCTCACTATGCGGAAGCTTATGGTAATTTGGGTTTGGTTTTTCAAGCTTTAGCAGAAAAGCAGCAAGCAGTTAAAAATTTACAAATAGCAGCCGAGTTATTCAAACAACAGAAAAATCAGACTTTATACCAATACGTTCTCCAGAAAATTGAAGAATTAAAGTAA